One genomic region from Burkholderia latens encodes:
- a CDS encoding Y-family DNA polymerase codes for MRVLLGIHLPRLPLDVCAAPPSDAAAGEAGCAVLEQGVVLIADAAARRQGVRAGMKRGGVLTLAPDTRLVERDPAREADALRAVALALLRFSPCVALDDEATLIVDVGPSLRLFGGLPALCRQVRATLAALGYAARLSAAPTGRGAWLLARTSARARIRRRVAAPASLVRTLDRLPCVLLPDARPYAGWFDGLGCRTLADLRGLPRAGLQRRCGPALLAALDRAYGDAVEPLAWMAVPPVFDVRLELPERVEYAEAVLFAARRLVVQLCGWLAARQLSLAAMTFDLEHERGRQAVPPTPLELAFAAPVRDEAHFMRLLGERLARVELPAAVIAVRLKATRVESVAPPADDLFPEPGGTKETRERLLELLVARLGADNVLRAAPVADYRPEAANRWLPLDAQAGKPAGGLPAAPPRPAWLLAEPLPLLMRGERPVFHTPLRMMSSTERIEAGWFDGQLAARDYHVAQDEAGACYWVFRERAGSESEPHWFLHGLFG; via the coding sequence ATGCGCGTCTTGCTCGGCATCCATCTGCCGCGCCTGCCGCTCGACGTGTGCGCCGCGCCGCCGTCTGACGCAGCGGCCGGCGAGGCCGGCTGTGCGGTGCTCGAGCAGGGCGTCGTGCTGATCGCCGATGCGGCTGCGCGCCGGCAGGGCGTGCGTGCGGGCATGAAGCGCGGCGGCGTGCTGACGCTCGCGCCCGACACGCGGCTCGTCGAACGCGATCCCGCCCGCGAGGCCGATGCACTGCGCGCGGTCGCGCTCGCGTTGCTGCGCTTCTCGCCGTGCGTCGCGCTCGACGACGAAGCGACGCTGATCGTCGACGTCGGCCCGAGCCTGCGCCTGTTCGGCGGGCTGCCGGCGCTGTGCCGCCAGGTGCGGGCAACACTCGCGGCGCTCGGCTATGCGGCACGCCTGTCCGCCGCGCCGACCGGGCGCGGCGCGTGGCTGCTCGCACGCACGTCGGCGCGGGCGCGCATCCGGCGCCGCGTGGCTGCGCCGGCTTCGCTCGTCCGCACGCTCGACCGGTTGCCGTGCGTGCTGCTGCCCGATGCGCGTCCGTATGCAGGCTGGTTCGACGGCCTCGGCTGCCGCACGCTCGCCGATCTGCGAGGCCTGCCGCGCGCGGGGCTGCAGCGCCGCTGCGGTCCGGCGCTGCTCGCCGCGCTCGATCGCGCGTACGGCGATGCGGTCGAGCCGCTCGCATGGATGGCGGTGCCGCCCGTGTTCGACGTACGGCTCGAGTTGCCGGAGCGCGTCGAATACGCGGAAGCCGTGCTGTTCGCCGCGCGGCGGCTCGTCGTGCAGCTCTGCGGGTGGCTTGCCGCGCGGCAGCTGTCGCTTGCCGCGATGACGTTCGATCTCGAGCACGAGCGCGGCCGCCAGGCCGTGCCGCCGACGCCGCTCGAGCTTGCGTTCGCGGCTCCGGTGCGCGACGAAGCGCACTTCATGCGGCTGCTCGGCGAGCGGCTCGCGCGCGTCGAGTTGCCGGCCGCGGTAATCGCGGTGCGGCTGAAGGCCACGCGCGTCGAATCGGTCGCGCCGCCGGCCGACGATCTGTTTCCCGAGCCGGGCGGCACGAAAGAGACGCGCGAGCGCTTGCTCGAACTGCTGGTCGCTCGGCTCGGCGCGGACAACGTGCTGCGCGCGGCGCCCGTCGCCGATTACCGGCCGGAGGCCGCGAACCGCTGGCTGCCGCTCGATGCGCAGGCAGGCAAGCCGGCCGGCGGGCTGCCGGCCGCGCCGCCGCGCCCCGCGTGGCTGTTGGCCGAGCCGTTGCCGCTGCTGATGCGCGGCGAGCGGCCGGTATTTCATACGCCGCTGCGGATGATGTCGTCGACGGAGCGGATCGAGGCCGGGTGGTTCGACGGTCAGCTCGCTGCCCGCGATTACCACGTCGCGCAGGACGAAGCCGGTGCGTGCTATTGGGTGTTCAGGGAGCGAGCGGGGAGCGAGTCCGAACCGCACTGGTTCCTGCACGGGCTGTTCGGGTGA